A part of Homoserinibacter sp. YIM 151385 genomic DNA contains:
- a CDS encoding aspartate ammonia-lyase: MSNASHEDETKFTDSRPTDTVRMATIRLDADEELIVGDENFGTTGPSHATELLEHSGSTRTEKDSLGEVEVPAEAYWGVHTARALVNFPITRRAISNYPDLVRALARVKQASARANRELGALEPHKAEIIDAVCERIIAGELHEQFVVGAIQGGAGTSTNMNTNEVIANAGLEMMGHEKGDYRHLHPIDDVNRSQSTNDVYPTAIKLAMVFGVIRLLDEHAKLQASFAAKGVEFNDILKVGRTQLQDAVPMTLGQEFSGFAHTLQEDADRLGEAIPWLNEINLGATAIGTGITADPRYADSVRRHLEEVTGLRMETALDLIEATSDAGIFMTLSGILKRAAVKLSKICNDLRLISSGPQAGLGEINLPPRQAGSSIMPGKVNPVIPEVVNQVAFSVIGADATVTAAAEGGQLQLNAFEPVIAHSILQSLSWMTNACRTLRINCIDGITANTERLSRQVESSVGVVTALTPYIGYAASAALAHTALTTNASIAELVVEAGLMTAEDVARVLRPERLSGLVPVTSALDLEAVRRALEEER, translated from the coding sequence ATGTCGAACGCATCCCACGAGGATGAGACGAAGTTCACGGACTCGCGCCCGACGGACACGGTCCGCATGGCGACGATCCGGCTGGACGCCGACGAGGAGCTGATCGTGGGGGACGAGAACTTCGGCACGACCGGCCCGAGCCACGCCACCGAGCTGCTCGAGCACTCGGGATCCACCCGCACCGAGAAGGACTCGCTCGGCGAGGTCGAGGTCCCGGCGGAGGCGTACTGGGGGGTGCACACCGCGCGGGCGCTCGTGAACTTCCCGATCACCCGCCGCGCGATCAGCAACTACCCGGACCTGGTGCGCGCGCTCGCCCGCGTCAAGCAGGCGTCCGCCCGCGCGAACCGCGAGCTCGGCGCCCTCGAGCCGCACAAGGCGGAGATCATCGATGCCGTCTGCGAGCGGATCATCGCCGGCGAGCTCCACGAGCAGTTCGTCGTGGGCGCCATCCAGGGCGGCGCCGGCACGAGCACGAACATGAACACGAACGAGGTCATCGCGAACGCTGGCCTCGAGATGATGGGGCACGAGAAGGGCGACTACCGCCACCTCCACCCGATCGACGACGTCAACCGCAGCCAGTCGACGAACGACGTGTACCCGACGGCGATCAAGCTCGCGATGGTCTTCGGCGTCATCCGCCTCCTCGACGAGCACGCGAAGCTCCAGGCGAGCTTCGCGGCGAAGGGCGTCGAGTTCAACGACATCCTCAAGGTCGGGCGCACCCAGCTCCAGGATGCGGTGCCGATGACCCTCGGACAGGAGTTCTCGGGCTTCGCCCACACGCTGCAGGAGGATGCGGACCGGCTCGGCGAGGCGATCCCGTGGCTCAACGAGATCAACCTCGGCGCCACCGCGATCGGCACCGGCATCACGGCCGACCCCCGGTACGCGGACTCGGTGCGCCGGCACCTCGAGGAGGTCACGGGCCTCCGGATGGAGACGGCGCTCGACCTCATCGAGGCGACGAGCGACGCGGGGATCTTCATGACGCTCTCCGGCATCCTCAAGCGCGCCGCCGTGAAGCTCTCGAAGATCTGCAACGACCTCCGCCTCATCTCCTCGGGGCCGCAGGCCGGCCTCGGCGAGATCAACCTGCCGCCCCGCCAGGCGGGTTCGAGCATCATGCCCGGCAAGGTGAACCCGGTCATCCCGGAGGTCGTCAACCAGGTGGCCTTCAGCGTCATCGGCGCGGATGCGACGGTCACCGCGGCGGCCGAGGGCGGGCAGCTGCAGCTCAACGCCTTCGAGCCGGTCATCGCGCACTCGATCCTCCAGTCGCTCTCCTGGATGACGAACGCCTGCCGCACGCTGCGGATCAACTGCATCGACGGCATCACGGCCAACACCGAGCGGCTGAGCCGCCAGGTCGAGTCGAGCGTCGGCGTCGTGACGGCGCTCACCCCCTACATCGGGTACGCCGCCTCTGCCGCGCTCGCCCACACCGCGCTGACGACGAACGCCTCCATCGCGGAGCTCGTCGTCGAGGCGGGACTCATGACGGCGGAGGACGTGGCCCGGGTCCTCAGGCCGGAGCGGCTCAGCGGGCTCGTGCCGGTCACGAGCGCGCTCGACCTGGAGGCCGTTCGCAGGGCGCTCGAGGAGGAGCGCTGA
- a CDS encoding CPBP family intramembrane glutamic endopeptidase — MSLSALALFGFLQPLVGYPLLAAGLISAWFVSRELFRDLLLIGIGIGIVSTTSVVADVSWPSFIRIGLTLGLAVLVPFLLDRLVYRRRAITFPWRSRERKTPGEIAYLVAVPALGWLILPFYFIRSGAYENWPALEDAGELFRFFVGVNAVGTWDELFFICTCFALLRRHFPVWQANLLQAVIFVSFLWELGYREWGPLLTFPFALLQGYLFSKTRSLGYVLAVHLLFDALVFLAIVHAHHRDWLPIFIY, encoded by the coding sequence GTGTCGCTCTCCGCGCTCGCGCTGTTCGGCTTCCTCCAGCCGCTCGTCGGCTATCCGCTGCTCGCGGCGGGCCTCATCTCGGCCTGGTTCGTCTCCCGCGAGCTGTTCCGCGACCTCCTCCTCATCGGGATCGGGATCGGGATCGTCTCGACCACCTCGGTCGTCGCCGATGTCAGCTGGCCGTCCTTCATCCGGATCGGGCTCACGCTGGGTCTCGCGGTGCTCGTGCCCTTCCTCCTCGACCGGCTCGTGTACCGGCGCCGGGCGATCACCTTCCCGTGGCGCTCCCGCGAGCGGAAGACGCCGGGCGAGATCGCCTACCTCGTCGCGGTCCCGGCGCTCGGCTGGCTGATCCTGCCGTTCTACTTCATCCGCTCGGGCGCCTACGAGAACTGGCCGGCGCTCGAGGACGCGGGCGAGCTCTTCCGCTTCTTCGTCGGCGTGAACGCCGTCGGCACCTGGGACGAGCTGTTCTTCATCTGCACCTGCTTCGCGCTGCTGCGCCGGCACTTCCCCGTCTGGCAGGCGAACCTCCTCCAGGCGGTGATCTTCGTCTCCTTCCTCTGGGAGCTCGGCTACCGCGAGTGGGGCCCGCTGCTGACCTTCCCCTTCGCGCTGCTCCAGGGCTACCTCTTCTCGAAGACGCGCTCGCTCGGCTACGTCCTCGCGGTGCACCTGCTCTTCGACGCGCTCGTGTTCCTCGCGATCGTCCACGCCCACCACCGCGACTGGCTGCCGATCTTCATCTACTGA
- the ligD gene encoding non-homologous end-joining DNA ligase produces the protein MRSPTSRRAIHPDEQLDEYRAKRDAARTPEPFGDESARARRAGGDAAPRFVIQRHEARRLHFDFRLEHDGVLASWALPKGVPEDPAANHLAVRTEDHPLDYGRFEGEIPAGAYGAGRVAIWDEGEIELEKWRDDEVIAVLHGRRGTHRYALIRTRGDDWLIHLMEADGHGTRRRAAPTRTAPAAGSTSIRPMLASSGTPESIDDDGSWVLEMKWDGYRAIATVRDGELSLRSRNGLELLPRFPELAVLADRVDGDVVLDGEIVAPDARGRPDFARLQERAGLTRPREVERARRRIPVQLLLFDALELDGESIAALPYHERRARLEAAVRSEAPVLVPPDAGEDLDAALALSRELGLEGVMAKRADSPYRAGRRSRDWLKLPHRLAQEVVVIGWRPARGARDGGIGSLLLATPRGGQLRYAGRVGTGFRDRDLAEASRRLARIARKTPPVDDVPDADARDANWVSARLVAEVELHGLTREGRVRQASWRGWRDDKSPEEVRPARTARPGQ, from the coding sequence ATCCGCTCGCCGACCTCTCGGCGGGCCATCCACCCCGATGAGCAGCTCGACGAGTACCGGGCGAAGCGCGACGCCGCACGGACGCCGGAGCCCTTCGGGGACGAGTCCGCCCGGGCGCGCCGTGCCGGCGGGGATGCGGCACCGCGCTTCGTGATCCAGCGGCACGAGGCGCGCCGGCTGCACTTCGACTTCCGGCTCGAGCACGACGGGGTGCTCGCGAGCTGGGCGCTCCCGAAGGGCGTGCCCGAGGACCCGGCGGCGAACCATCTCGCGGTGCGGACCGAGGACCACCCGCTCGACTACGGGCGCTTCGAGGGTGAGATCCCGGCGGGCGCGTACGGCGCCGGACGCGTCGCGATCTGGGACGAGGGCGAGATCGAGCTCGAGAAGTGGCGCGACGACGAGGTCATCGCGGTGCTGCACGGACGCCGTGGCACGCACCGCTACGCGCTCATCCGCACGCGCGGGGACGACTGGCTCATCCACCTCATGGAGGCCGACGGGCACGGGACCCGCCGACGGGCGGCCCCGACCCGCACCGCCCCGGCCGCCGGCTCGACGTCGATCCGCCCGATGCTCGCGAGCAGCGGCACGCCCGAGTCGATCGACGACGACGGCTCCTGGGTCCTCGAGATGAAATGGGACGGCTACCGTGCCATCGCGACCGTACGCGACGGCGAGCTGTCGCTCCGCTCGCGGAACGGGCTCGAGCTCCTCCCCCGCTTCCCCGAGCTCGCCGTGCTCGCCGATCGGGTGGACGGGGATGTCGTCCTCGACGGCGAGATCGTCGCGCCCGACGCCCGCGGGCGACCCGACTTCGCCCGGCTGCAGGAGCGGGCCGGCCTCACGCGCCCCCGCGAGGTCGAGCGGGCGCGGCGCCGCATCCCCGTCCAGCTCCTCCTCTTCGATGCGCTCGAGCTCGACGGCGAGTCGATCGCCGCACTCCCGTATCACGAGCGGCGGGCCCGGCTCGAGGCCGCGGTCCGCAGCGAGGCACCCGTCCTCGTGCCGCCCGATGCGGGCGAGGACCTCGATGCGGCGCTCGCGCTCAGCCGGGAGCTCGGGCTCGAGGGCGTCATGGCGAAGCGCGCCGACAGCCCGTATCGCGCCGGACGCCGTTCGCGCGACTGGCTGAAGCTGCCGCACCGGCTTGCGCAGGAGGTCGTCGTCATCGGCTGGCGCCCGGCACGCGGCGCACGCGACGGCGGCATCGGCTCGCTGCTGCTCGCCACCCCCCGCGGCGGACAGCTGCGCTACGCGGGCCGCGTGGGCACCGGGTTCCGCGATCGCGACCTCGCGGAGGCCTCGCGCCGGCTCGCGCGCATCGCCCGGAAGACGCCTCCCGTCGACGACGTGCCCGACGCCGACGCCCGGGATGCGAACTGGGTCTCCGCCCGGCTCGTCGCCGAGGTCGAGCTGCACGGCCTCACCCGGGAGGGTCGAGTCCGGCAGGCGTCCTGGCGCGGGTGGCGCGACGACAAATCGCCCGAGGAGGTGCGGCCGGCGCGCACGGCCCGCCCGGGTCAGTAG
- the ligD gene encoding non-homologous end-joining DNA ligase — MAEQRIEVRVGGHRLQLTNLDKVLYPETGTTKRDVLDYLASVSEWMLPHIAGRPATRKRWVDGVGTADAPGEVFFQKDLGDAAPAWVRRRGIQHTEREAVYPLVDDLATLTWLGQMAALEIHVPQWRFGRNGTPRRPDRLVLDLDPGEGAGLPECVEVAGLARAILRDVGLDPRPVTSGSKGVHLYAALDGSRTSEQISAFAHELARALEADRPELVVSGMRKADRRGKVLVDWSQNSASKTTIAPYSLRGRTRPTVAAPRTWRELASPSLEQLEYPEVLRRLRRRGDPLADLSAGHPPR, encoded by the coding sequence ATGGCCGAGCAGCGGATCGAGGTGCGCGTCGGCGGTCATCGCCTGCAGCTCACGAACCTCGACAAGGTGCTCTACCCGGAGACCGGCACGACGAAGCGCGACGTGCTCGACTACCTCGCCTCCGTCTCGGAGTGGATGCTCCCCCACATCGCCGGCCGCCCGGCGACCCGGAAGCGCTGGGTCGACGGGGTCGGCACGGCCGACGCGCCGGGCGAGGTGTTCTTCCAGAAGGACCTCGGGGATGCGGCGCCCGCCTGGGTGCGCCGCCGCGGCATCCAGCACACGGAGCGCGAGGCGGTGTACCCGCTCGTCGACGACCTCGCGACGCTCACCTGGCTCGGTCAGATGGCGGCGCTCGAGATCCACGTTCCGCAGTGGCGCTTCGGCCGGAACGGGACGCCGAGAAGGCCGGACCGGCTCGTGCTCGACCTCGATCCCGGCGAGGGCGCGGGGCTGCCCGAGTGCGTCGAGGTCGCGGGGCTCGCGCGGGCGATCCTCCGCGACGTCGGCCTCGATCCGCGTCCCGTGACGAGCGGCAGCAAGGGCGTGCACCTCTACGCGGCGCTCGACGGCTCGCGCACGAGCGAGCAGATCTCGGCCTTCGCGCACGAGCTGGCGCGCGCCCTGGAGGCCGACCGCCCGGAGCTCGTCGTGAGCGGGATGCGGAAGGCCGACCGGCGCGGGAAGGTGCTCGTCGACTGGAGTCAGAACAGCGCGTCGAAGACGACGATCGCGCCGTACTCGCTGCGCGGCCGCACGCGGCCGACGGTGGCGGCACCGCGCACCTGGCGCGAGCTCGCCTCGCCCTCGCTCGAGCAGCTCGAGTACCCCGAGGTGCTGCGGCGCCTGCGACGGAGAGGAGATCCGCTCGCCGACCTCTCGGCGGGCCATCCACCCCGATGA
- the ku gene encoding non-homologous end joining protein Ku, whose amino-acid sequence MRAIWKGSLSFGLVNVPVKLYSATEDHDLPLHQVHDADGGRIRYQRRCEVCGKAVDYEHIDRAYDDGEETVVLTRDDLDALPVERSHEIDVVEFVPSEQIDQIRLDRSYFLAPDSSSIKAYALLRRTLEDAERTAIVHLALRQRTRLAALRVHGDVLLLQTLLWDDEVREAAFPALDEHPRISQKEREMSRQLIESFASDFSPERFTDEYQEQLRKLVDAKLEQGESIDTDATFGAADDEGGEVLDLMEALKRSVESRRSSAKQKPAQTRKPAASQTSPATTATAKKPAAKKAPAKAKSARKRAS is encoded by the coding sequence ATGCGCGCGATCTGGAAGGGCTCGCTCAGCTTCGGGCTCGTCAACGTCCCGGTGAAGCTGTACTCCGCGACGGAGGACCACGACCTTCCGCTGCATCAGGTCCACGACGCGGACGGCGGCCGGATCCGGTATCAGCGCCGCTGCGAGGTGTGCGGCAAGGCCGTGGACTACGAGCACATCGACCGCGCCTACGACGACGGCGAGGAGACGGTCGTGCTGACGCGCGACGACCTCGACGCGCTGCCGGTCGAGCGGAGCCACGAGATCGACGTCGTCGAGTTCGTGCCGAGCGAGCAGATCGACCAGATCCGACTCGACCGCAGCTACTTCCTGGCGCCGGACTCGAGCTCGATCAAGGCCTACGCGCTGCTCCGCCGCACGCTCGAGGACGCCGAGCGCACCGCGATCGTGCACCTGGCGCTCCGGCAGCGGACGCGACTCGCCGCCCTGCGCGTCCACGGCGACGTGCTCCTGCTCCAGACGCTCCTGTGGGACGACGAGGTCCGGGAGGCGGCCTTCCCGGCGCTCGACGAGCACCCCCGGATCAGCCAGAAGGAGCGCGAGATGTCGCGGCAGCTCATCGAGAGCTTCGCCTCGGACTTCAGCCCGGAGCGCTTCACCGACGAGTACCAGGAGCAGCTGCGCAAGCTCGTCGATGCGAAGCTCGAGCAGGGCGAGTCGATCGACACGGACGCGACCTTCGGCGCCGCGGACGACGAGGGCGGCGAGGTGCTCGACCTCATGGAGGCGCTCAAGCGGAGCGTCGAGTCGCGACGCTCGAGCGCGAAGCAGAAGCCCGCTCAGACGCGAAAGCCCGCCGCGTCGCAGACGAGCCCGGCGACGACGGCCACCGCCAAGAAGCCGGCCGCGAAGAAGGCCCCGGCGAAGGCGAAGTCCGCGCGGAAGCGCGCGAGCTGA
- a CDS encoding DUF7218 family protein, whose amino-acid sequence MPGKKNASLKDPELYEKLRDDGASKEKAARISNAAAAEGRSKVGERGGESASYEDWTVADLRSRAKELGLSGYSDARKADLVRMLRDH is encoded by the coding sequence ATGCCCGGGAAGAAGAACGCGAGCCTCAAGGACCCGGAGCTCTACGAGAAGCTCCGCGACGACGGCGCCTCGAAGGAGAAGGCCGCGCGCATCTCGAACGCCGCGGCCGCCGAGGGACGCTCGAAGGTGGGCGAGCGCGGTGGCGAGTCCGCCTCCTACGAGGACTGGACGGTCGCGGATCTCCGGTCCCGCGCGAAGGAGCTCGGCCTCTCCGGCTACTCCGACGCGCGCAAGGCGGACCTGGTCCGCATGCTCCGCGACCACTGA
- a CDS encoding DUF7882 family protein, producing the protein MGKLIYGGLKNEIAMDDRVLAHVQAVVSSKLRRGEGFFLNWKDDPAIGDGRSAVWIGPGVPILFKYFGGRAIELNRSWLEQLTQSANSNGGMQLVDEPSISAVSPLTQD; encoded by the coding sequence ATGGGCAAGCTCATCTACGGGGGTCTCAAGAACGAGATCGCCATGGACGACCGCGTGCTCGCCCACGTGCAGGCGGTGGTCTCGTCGAAGCTGCGCCGCGGCGAGGGCTTCTTCCTCAACTGGAAGGACGATCCGGCGATCGGCGACGGGCGCAGCGCCGTGTGGATCGGGCCGGGCGTGCCGATCCTCTTCAAGTACTTCGGCGGGCGCGCGATCGAGCTCAACCGCTCGTGGCTCGAGCAGCTGACCCAGTCGGCGAACAGCAACGGCGGCATGCAGCTCGTCGACGAGCCGTCGATCTCGGCGGTCTCGCCGCTCACGCAGGACTAG
- a CDS encoding YihY/virulence factor BrkB family protein, whose protein sequence is MRRRLPRGARRAVLRRAAHGFLRHRGLDAAAALTFFATLSALPATLVVVSGFALAQDRDRATRELSSLIGTFAGDAGATAVEGAVGELLGLRNPGLGLAVGLVLLLWSVSGYATAFGRAVNTVHEAHEGRQLWRFRGTMLLLAAVLIALGAVVAASLLITPAAADSISGGRGWDPLATGVWSVARWALLPVALLSILSLLHGVAPNVRLPGRRYATSGALVSLGLWAVATTGFAAYAVLIGGYSSIYGGLGLGLVALLWLYVSNLSVVLGAEIDGEIIRLARLLDDEDAEEHTGLPVRDTTRLHMIARQQRADIEESARIRREARELG, encoded by the coding sequence ATGCGGCGACGGCTCCCTCGCGGCGCGCGCCGCGCCGTGCTGCGTCGTGCCGCGCACGGGTTCCTCCGGCACCGGGGGCTCGACGCGGCCGCGGCCCTCACCTTCTTCGCGACGCTGAGCGCCCTCCCCGCGACCCTCGTCGTCGTCTCCGGGTTCGCGCTCGCGCAGGATCGCGACCGTGCCACCAGGGAGCTCTCGAGCCTCATCGGCACCTTCGCGGGGGATGCCGGCGCCACGGCCGTCGAGGGCGCGGTCGGCGAGCTCCTCGGCCTCCGCAACCCGGGGCTCGGCCTGGCGGTGGGGCTCGTGCTCCTGCTCTGGAGCGTCTCCGGCTACGCGACCGCCTTCGGCCGGGCCGTCAACACCGTCCACGAGGCGCACGAGGGGCGGCAGCTCTGGCGCTTCCGGGGGACGATGCTGCTGCTCGCGGCGGTCCTCATCGCGCTCGGCGCGGTCGTCGCCGCGAGCCTGCTCATCACGCCGGCCGCCGCCGACTCCATCAGCGGCGGACGCGGCTGGGACCCGCTCGCGACGGGCGTGTGGAGCGTCGCGCGGTGGGCGCTCCTGCCGGTGGCGCTGCTCTCGATCCTCTCGCTCCTGCACGGCGTCGCCCCGAACGTGCGCCTCCCGGGTCGCCGCTACGCGACGTCCGGGGCGCTCGTCTCGCTCGGGCTCTGGGCGGTCGCCACCACCGGCTTCGCCGCCTACGCGGTCCTCATCGGCGGCTACTCCTCGATCTACGGCGGGCTGGGCCTCGGGCTCGTCGCACTGCTCTGGCTCTACGTCAGCAACCTGTCGGTGGTCCTCGGTGCCGAGATCGACGGCGAGATCATCCGCCTCGCGCGCCTCCTCGACGACGAGGACGCGGAAGAGCACACCGGGCTGCCGGTCCGCGACACGACCCGGCTGCACATGATCGCGCGGCAGCAGCGCGCCGACATCGAGGAGAGCGCCAGGATCCGGCGCGAGGCGCGCGAGCTCGGCTAG
- a CDS encoding DUF6328 family protein, producing the protein MAEDRVDAVPGDGRDETQGERLDRNWTEILQELRVTQTGTQILTGFLLALAFQPRFADLDGVQVVTYLVLVVLAVLATVLALAPVSLHRSLFRRRAKEGIVDIADIVLQITLAAVALLLAGTAMLIFDVVAGRVAGVVAGAAALLVIVLVWRTLPAFARRRRG; encoded by the coding sequence ATGGCCGAGGATCGCGTGGACGCCGTGCCGGGCGACGGCCGGGACGAGACGCAGGGCGAGCGGCTCGATCGGAACTGGACCGAGATCCTGCAGGAGCTCCGCGTCACGCAGACGGGCACGCAGATCCTCACCGGATTCCTCCTCGCGCTCGCCTTCCAGCCCCGCTTCGCCGACCTTGACGGGGTGCAGGTCGTCACGTATCTCGTGCTCGTGGTGCTCGCCGTGCTCGCCACCGTGCTCGCCCTCGCACCCGTGAGCCTCCACCGCTCGCTCTTCCGCCGCCGCGCGAAGGAGGGCATCGTGGACATCGCCGACATCGTCCTGCAGATCACGCTCGCGGCCGTCGCGCTGCTTCTCGCCGGAACCGCGATGCTCATCTTCGACGTCGTCGCGGGCCGCGTCGCGGGAGTCGTCGCCGGTGCGGCGGCGCTCCTCGTCATCGTGCTGGTGTGGCGCACGCTGCCCGCATTCGCCCGGCGGCGGCGCGGCTGA
- a CDS encoding FAD-binding oxidoreductase: protein MDEALPADALLVELRTRLGDAVSVDPAVLEQARADRSGHRSGAAPLALVEARSIDDVQETMRFASRHRIPVVPRGAGTGLAGGAIGSGGELVLSLARMDRILEVSVEDELAVVEPGVVNGDLDRALEATGLWFAPDPASRAISTIGGNIATNAGGLLCVKYGVTREAVLGLRAVLADGSLLETGRRTVKGVTGLDLTALLVGSEGTLAVIVEATVRLRRRPAGGVSTLVAGFADAPAAADAASRIMAAGARPAVMELLDAPAVRAIAELFAARGEAGLLPSLGLGGEDAVLLVQADGRDAAAEIEAIRAVLEAGGASTRRTDDPAEGERLFTVRRAFHPAMERRGTVLIEDVSVPRSRLGEMLARVEEIGRRHGIAIPTVAHAGDGNLHPNLVVPHGMSSGSEEVPSAIWAAADELFRACLELGGTLTGEHGVGILKRRWLEEELGASQLALQRRVKAAFDPLGILNPGKAI, encoded by the coding sequence ATGGACGAGGCCCTGCCAGCTGACGCACTGCTCGTGGAGCTCCGCACCCGGCTCGGGGACGCCGTCTCGGTGGACCCTGCCGTGCTCGAGCAGGCGCGTGCCGATCGCTCCGGGCACCGCTCTGGCGCGGCGCCGCTCGCGCTCGTGGAGGCGCGCTCGATCGACGACGTGCAGGAGACGATGCGCTTCGCGAGCCGGCACCGGATCCCGGTGGTGCCGCGCGGCGCCGGCACCGGGCTCGCGGGCGGCGCGATCGGCTCGGGCGGGGAGCTGGTGCTGTCCCTCGCCCGCATGGACCGCATCCTCGAGGTCTCGGTGGAGGACGAGCTCGCCGTCGTCGAGCCGGGTGTCGTCAACGGCGATCTCGACCGGGCGCTCGAGGCGACGGGGCTCTGGTTCGCGCCCGATCCGGCGAGCCGCGCGATCTCGACGATCGGCGGCAACATCGCGACGAACGCGGGCGGGCTGCTCTGCGTGAAGTACGGGGTCACGCGCGAGGCGGTGCTCGGGCTCCGCGCGGTGCTCGCCGACGGCTCGCTGCTCGAGACCGGCCGCCGCACCGTGAAGGGCGTCACGGGTCTCGACCTCACGGCCCTGCTCGTCGGCTCCGAGGGCACGCTGGCCGTGATCGTCGAGGCGACCGTGCGGCTCCGTCGGCGGCCCGCGGGCGGCGTGTCGACCCTCGTGGCGGGCTTCGCCGACGCACCCGCTGCGGCGGACGCGGCATCCCGCATCATGGCGGCCGGCGCCCGCCCCGCGGTCATGGAGCTGCTCGATGCGCCTGCCGTCCGCGCGATCGCCGAGCTCTTCGCCGCCCGCGGCGAGGCCGGCCTCCTGCCGTCGCTGGGCCTCGGCGGTGAGGATGCGGTCCTCCTGGTGCAGGCGGACGGCCGGGATGCGGCGGCCGAGATCGAGGCGATCCGCGCGGTGCTCGAGGCGGGCGGCGCCTCGACGCGCCGGACCGACGACCCGGCGGAGGGGGAGCGGCTCTTCACGGTCCGACGAGCATTCCACCCGGCGATGGAGCGCCGCGGGACGGTCCTCATCGAGGACGTCTCGGTGCCGCGGAGCCGGCTCGGCGAGATGCTCGCACGGGTCGAGGAGATCGGCCGCCGACACGGCATCGCGATCCCGACGGTCGCGCACGCGGGCGACGGCAATCTGCACCCGAACCTGGTGGTGCCGCACGGCATGTCGAGCGGATCCGAGGAGGTGCCGTCCGCGATCTGGGCGGCGGCGGACGAGCTGTTCCGCGCCTGCCTCGAGCTCGGCGGGACGCTCACGGGCGAGCACGGCGTGGGCATCCTGAAGCGGCGCTGGCTCGAGGAGGAGCTCGGCGCCTCGCAGCTCGCGCTGCAGCGTCGGGTGAAGGCGGCCTTCGACCCGCTCGGCATCCTCAATCCGGGGAAGGCCATCTGA
- a CDS encoding PrsW family intramembrane metalloprotease, whose translation MSSPDPRYQLNSSSVAPMSAPSEVRAETAQPAQPGMLQAPPRRGSLVGLAVVGIVIGSIAAALVLGYLMLAFGPGLVVVGGLLALVPLVIVLLGIRWIDRWEPEPRSALVFGFLWGGGVSVVTALVFDLGVQFSIQGTGVDRSDPGFQFVQAAVQAPVVEEAAKGLGVLLIYLAARRHFDGPVDGIVYAAITAAGFAFTENILYFGGQLAESGGIDADVVMVFFVRGVLSPFAHVMFTSMTGLALGWAAHRWGSVWAGLGFALLGLVPAILLHALWNGALFFVSDFFGYYLIVQVPLFAIGVAVVHALRRHEARLTMARLAEYAEAGWINPDEVAILGTPQGRRTALAWAGRNGVEPVMRAYIRDATRLAFARQRIVADRDRIGAQVDQAELLAAITHSRRALLAGRPTG comes from the coding sequence GTGAGCTCCCCCGATCCCCGGTACCAGCTGAACAGCTCGAGCGTCGCGCCGATGTCGGCGCCGTCCGAGGTCCGCGCCGAGACGGCGCAGCCGGCGCAGCCCGGGATGCTCCAGGCGCCGCCGCGTCGGGGCTCGCTCGTGGGCCTCGCGGTCGTCGGCATCGTCATCGGCTCGATCGCGGCGGCCCTCGTCCTCGGCTACCTGATGCTCGCCTTCGGGCCCGGCCTCGTCGTGGTCGGCGGCCTCCTGGCGCTCGTGCCGCTCGTGATCGTGCTCCTCGGCATCCGCTGGATCGACCGCTGGGAGCCGGAGCCGCGCTCGGCGCTCGTCTTCGGCTTCCTGTGGGGCGGCGGCGTCTCGGTCGTGACCGCGCTCGTCTTCGACCTCGGCGTGCAGTTCTCGATCCAGGGCACGGGCGTCGACCGATCCGATCCCGGATTCCAGTTCGTGCAGGCGGCGGTCCAGGCGCCCGTCGTCGAGGAGGCGGCGAAGGGCCTGGGCGTCCTGCTCATCTACCTGGCTGCGCGGCGCCACTTCGACGGCCCCGTCGACGGCATCGTCTACGCGGCGATCACGGCGGCGGGCTTCGCCTTCACCGAGAACATCCTCTATTTCGGCGGCCAGCTCGCGGAGTCCGGCGGCATCGATGCGGATGTCGTCATGGTCTTCTTCGTCCGAGGCGTGCTGTCCCCGTTCGCGCACGTGATGTTCACGAGCATGACGGGGCTCGCGCTCGGCTGGGCGGCGCACCGCTGGGGGAGCGTCTGGGCGGGGCTCGGCTTCGCGCTCCTCGGGCTGGTGCCGGCGATCCTCCTCCACGCGCTCTGGAACGGCGCGCTGTTCTTCGTGAGCGACTTCTTCGGCTACTACCTCATCGTGCAGGTGCCGCTCTTCGCGATCGGCGTCGCGGTGGTGCACGCGCTGCGCCGCCACGAGGCGCGGCTCACGATGGCGCGCCTCGCCGAGTACGCGGAGGCCGGCTGGATCAACCCCGACGAGGTCGCGATCCTCGGCACGCCGCAGGGACGCCGGACGGCGCTCGCCTGGGCCGGTCGGAACGGCGTCGAGCCGGTGATGCGCGCCTACATCCGGGATGCGACGCGTCTCGCCTTCGCCCGTCAGCGGATCGTCGCCGACCGCGACCGCATCGGCGCGCAGGTCGACCAGGCCGAGCTGCTCGCGGCGATCACGCACTCGCGGCGCGCGCTGCTCGCAGGGCGTCCCACCGGCTGA